The following proteins are encoded in a genomic region of Gossypium hirsutum isolate 1008001.06 chromosome D05, Gossypium_hirsutum_v2.1, whole genome shotgun sequence:
- the LOC121217677 gene encoding uncharacterized protein: MTDWFAEFVRTNPAVRPPPPQDSQVPHVASPAAGIFIRERPPVDKIRKQGAEEFRATKDDDAEKAEFWLENTIRVFEELSCTPEECMKCVVSLLRDSAYHWWKTLVSIVPSERVTWDFFQEEFRKKYISQRFTEQKRKEFLELKHGKMPVTEYEREFVRLSKYAREFVSTEANMCKRFEDGLNDDIRLSVGVLEIREFVVLVERACKVEDLLKEKEKSKAEAEVGAQDTKKRQMSKSFQSTSKRPRELSSGSHFPHIYSGRSRSRRFEGFRAQTTTVASTGSTRPPRPECPQCGRRHPGECRAGENVCFRCGASDHFIRDCPETTKREEITSARSGNAPTRGRPQRNPGVGASNRGAFKDSAVRSDVRAPARSYAIRAREEASSPDVIAGTFSLYDTTVIALIDPGSTHSYICTKLAFVKNLSVEPTEFMVKVSNPLGQFVIVDKVCKNCPLMVKGICFPVDLMLLAFHEFDVILGMDWLTQHDAVVNCRQKYVVLKCQNGELLWVKSNQTKGLSDMISVMTAQRCVRKGYDVYLAYVLDTKVSESKIQAVPVVCEFSDVFPEELPGLPPEREVEFSINLIPGTAPISIAPYRMAPTELKELKAQLQNLLTEVLFVRVIHLGVLQFCL; the protein is encoded by the coding sequence atgactgattggtttgccgagttcgttcgtacgaatccggctgtaagacctccaccccctcaagattcacaggttccccatgtagcttccccagctgcaggtatatttatcagggagagaccacctgttgataagattaggaagcaaggggctgaagaatttcgggctaccaaagatgacgatgcagaaaaagcagaattctggcttgagaataccatcagggtttttgaagaattatcttgtacaccggaagaatgtatgaagtgtgtggtctcacttctcagagattccgcttatcattggtggaagactctcgtGTCTATCGTACCGagtgagagggttacttgggatttctttcaggaggagtttcgaaagaagtacatcagccagagatttacagagcagaaaaggaaggagtttcttgagctaaaacatgGTAAGATGCccgtgactgaatatgaacgcgaatttgtcagacttagtaagtatgctcgggaatttgTATCCACCGAAGCcaacatgtgcaagagatttgaagatgggcttaatgatgacatccgactatcagtgggtgtattggaaatcagagagtttgttgttctggtagaaagagcttgtaaagtagaagacttgttaaaagaaaaagagaagagcaaAGCTGAAGCTGAAGTTGGAGCGCAGGATACAAAGAAGAGGCaaatgagtaaatcatttcagtctacatctaagaggcctagggagctctctagcggatcacattttccacatatatattctgGCCGAAGCAGAAGTAGAAGATTCGAGGGTTTTAGAGCTCAAACCACTACAGTTGCAAGTACTGGCAGTACTCGACCTCCTAGACCGGAATGTCCTCAATGTGGGAGACGCCACCCCGGAGAGTGTAGAGCAGGTGAAAATGTTTGTTTCAGATGTGGAGCATCCGAtcactttattcgggattgtcctgaaacaactaaaagagaagaaataacGAGTGCGAGATCAGGTAATGCTCCTACCAGAGGTAGACCGCAGAGAAACCCAGGAGTGGGGGCAAGTAATAGGGGTGCATTCAAAGATTCAGCGGttagatcagatgttagagcacctgcaagatcatacgctattcgagctcgtgaagaggcgtcctctcctgatgtaattgcgggtacattttctctctatgatactactgttattgcattaattgatcctggctctacacattcatatatatgcacaaaattagcatttgttaaaaatttgtctgttgaacctactgaatttatggttaaagtctcgaaccccctgggccagtttgtgatagtggataaagtttgtaaaaattgtccactgatggtaaaaggtatttgtttcccggttgacttgatgttattggcttttcatgagtttgatgtgatattgggcatggattggttaactcagcatgatgcagtagtaaactgtAGACAAAAATATGTTGTGTTGAAATGCCAGAATGGAGAATTACTTTGGGTTAAATCTAATCAGACAAAGGGATTATCCGATATGATTTCAGTTATGACAGCTCAGAGGTGTgttagaaaagggtatgatgtttatttggcgtatgtgttggatactaaggtatctgagtcaaagatacaggcagtgccagttgtatgtgaattttctgatgtatttccagaggagttaccagggttgccaccagaaagagaagtggaattttctataaatCTGATTCCGGGAACTGCCCcaatttccatagctccgtatcgtatggctcctacagaattaaaagagttaaaggcacAGTTACAGAACTTGTTGACAGAAGTTTTGTTcgtccgagtcattcaccttggggtgctccagttctgtttgtga